A window of Desulfomonile tiedjei genomic DNA:
AAGCAAAGCTCAATAAGATGGACGTTTGTCGCCTCGACCTGGAGTGGCTTCCACGGGAATGGGTCTCGTGTTCCACGGGGCCGTTCAAGCCCTGCAGCAATACGGAATATCACACACACCATGGAAGAAAACAGTGACTTACGGCCATGCGTACGAACTAACAAGTGGGCTCGGTTTACGAGGCATGAAATCGGTTGCGCTCCTCGTTCTTCGATGACAGTCCTGTGTATTCTGTTGCTGTGGATTTGCGGAAACACCGTCGCGGCAGCCCAGAACCTACATCCATTGGCGCCGCCGGACACATCAAGCCCGAGAGCAACGCTCAACACATTTTTGAATGAAATGAACCGGGCGGTGGCAACCTTCAAGGCCGGTCACAAAGACCAGACCGTTGCTTCTCTTGAGAGAACCAACCGGTGCTTGAATCTTGAGAAGCAACCGTCGGCCATCAGGAGCATCATAGGGTTTTATACCGCCCTTTACCTCAAAGAAACCCTCGATCGGATAGAAATACCGCCCTCTGATCAGATTCCTGACGCCAAGGCCGTTGAGACCGACAAGCTGACGATTTGGTCACTCCCCTATACGGAGATAGCCATTTCAGCCGTCAAAGACGAATATGGTGGTGAGCGATTCCTCTTCACACCCGACACGGTCAAGAGGTCGGAAGAATTCTACAACAAAGTCAAGAACCTTCCTTACAAACCAGGAGCACAGGGAGCCCTTCTCGCTCAACTCGCATCCTCGGCTGGACCGATCATCCCCAAGGGGCTTATGGACCGGCTCCCCCAATGGAGCAAGAGCGAAATTCACGGCCAGGCCTTGTGGCAATGGATGGGACTGTTGCTGTATTTCATAATTGGGGTCGCTGCAATGTGGTTTATCCACAGAGTTGGCTGCGGGATGCTCGGCGTTCTCGACGCAAGACTTCAGTCAAGCCTTAAACGCACGTTAGGCGGCCTCATCCTGCCAATCCTGCTGATCCTGTTTGCGCAGCCGGGTCTTCGGTTTGTCATATACGGTCTGCACTTTCGGGATGCCGAAGTGTACAGGGTGGTGGCTGTAGGGTTCTTGCTGATCTCTTACGTAGGCACCATATGGCTCATCGGCGCCATCCTCCATCGATCTGCCGCGGTCGTGATCGCGTTGGGCAGGCTGGAACCAGGCGGAATGCATGCGCAACTCACGCGATTCGGCTTCGATGTAGTCACCGTTGTCATTGTTGCCGGCGTGGCTGTGAATCTGGGCGCTCGCTTAAGCTTGCCCACCTACTCTCTGGTCGCCGGCTTGGGAGTAGGCGGGCTGGCCGTGGCCTTGGCCGGACGAGAGGCCCTGTCGAATCTCATAGGCACTGTCATAATTCTATTGGATCAGCCCTTCAAATTGGGGGATTTTATTGTTGTCGGTGACGGAGACATTGGCACCGTTACTGAAATAGGTATTCGCAGCACCCGAATCAGGACGAGAGACGGAATACTAGTTTCCATTCCAAATTCGAATGTTGTCAACATGAAAATAGTCAACGAGAGCGCTCCTGTTTCGGAGGCTCGGATCCACGTGCCGTTCGGAACAGCCTATGGATCGTCCGTGCAACAGGTGGACGAAGCAGTGCTCGCCGCATGCAAGAAATGTGAGTACGTGGTTTTCGATCCGGCTCCGTCAGTGAGGCTTATGCGATTTGGTGATTCATCCATAGAGTTTGAATTGCTGGTCTGGATCGTCCAGCCGGAATTCCGAAATCGAGCAACTAATCAGTTAAACCGGGCTATTAATGAGGAGTTCCGGAAACAAGGAATTGTGATGCCTTTCCCGCAGCGGGATGTCCGCATCCGTACAGACAAGTAGGCTCGCAGGCTGAAAGTTTACTGCAGAAGCGTCGGCCACCCCGCAGTCGGCGGGCACACAAGGAAAGGAAGGGGTTGGATGAGAAATACAATCTTGGTGATCCTGCTAATTGCGATGATGGGCCTTGTGGAGGGCTTCGCGGCAGAGGACAAACAGGGCGCGGGCAAGGTCCTTCCTGCGGATCAAACGCAAAGCGCCCAAACTGTGGATGAAAAAGCCGTTCGCGCGTCCGCTGAGGCTTTTGTAGATGCCTTCAATAAGGGAGATGCCAAACGGATCAGCGCCCTTTGGACCACTGACTGCGAATACGTCAACGAGGCCGGTCGGGTAATCCAAGGGCGGGAAGCCATGGAAAAGGAATACACCACTTTTTTCTCAGCGAACCCGGGCCTAAAAATGGAGAACACCGTTTCGTCTGCAAAGATCCTTGGGGGAAAGGCTGCTGTTGAGGAGGGAACATCGGTTCTCAAGAACGCGGACGGCGGACTAATATCCAAAGGCCACTATAAGGCTCTTCTTCTCAAGGAGGGCGACAGGTGGCTTATCTCCAGCGTGCGCGAGTACGCTTCTCCGTTGCTTTCGGTACGTCCGGACTTCGCGGATCTTGATTGGTTGATCGGAGACTGGACCGCGGAGAAGGGCACGAAGAATCTGGACTTCACTTTCAGATGGGTTGCAGACAAAAGATTCATCGAGCTTTCGTACGTAGCCCGAGACAAAGACGTGGTCGCCAGGTCAGGGATTCAAATCATAGGGCGAGATCCTGCCTCCGGCGAGGTGGCTTCCTGGAGCTTCGACTCCAGTGGAGGATACGGGCGAGGGATGTGGAAACTCCTCAAGAACGGGTGGATCGTCGAATCGCAAGGAGTTATGCCCGATGGTTCGTCTACCACCTCGACAGACATTGTCTCCAAAATGGATGGAGAACGTTTTACCTGGCAATCCGTAAATCGAAGGGTCGCCGGACGAGGCTTGACTGATTCTGAAGTGCTCGTGCTGAAGAGAAAATCTAAGTGAGAGATGATCGTCTCTTGTAACAACGCGCAATCCAAAGACGTTGGGACAACAAAGCCTTAACGATGAGGTCAACCATGATCAGAATACTAGGACTATTGGTGGCGGCATTGCTGTTTGCGTCCGTCCCTCTGAGCGACGCCTCGGCACGCGGTTTTGGAGGATTCAGGGGCGGAGGCTTTGGAGGAGGAGGCTTCAGAGGTGGCGGCTTCGGGGGAGGGGACTTCGGCGGCTTCAGAGGAGGAGATTTTGGTGGTTTCGGAGGAGCCGGAGGAGGATTTCGCGACCGCAGCTTTGATGCAGGTGGCGTTGGGGGCTTCAGGGACCGGGGCGCTGACGATTTCCGGGCCCGCGACGCGGACCGGTGGCGGGGCCAAGCGTATCACCCCGAGGAACAGAGAAGATTTTCCGGTGACAGATGGGGTCAACGCGGCGGATTGGACACTGGTAGGATTGGTGATACGGCAGGGGCATCTCGAACTCAGTTGGACAGGTTCCTCGGAATGCCAAGTGACGCGGGACTCAGCCATGTTGCAGGCTTTGGAGGGACCCGAGTGGGAGCGGCACGCGTGGAAGGCCCCCTGGGAGGTTCCGCTGCGTTGATAAGGGGAACCCATGTCCGTTACATGCCCCCTGACGTACGTGCCTTGCAAGGCTTTGATGTGAGAAACACTTTTTATCGACACTCCTTGTTTACGCCTTCCTGGTTTGGAACGCACGCCGCGGCTTGGGGCGCAGCAGCCATTGGGGCGTCGGCTTGGACTCCTGCGGACTGGAGCAGCGCAGCGGACTGGGTAGGCTGCGATTCCACGCCGGAGGACTACGATTACGGTAGCACGGTGCTGTACCAGGGCGGCAACGTGTACGTAGAAGGCCAGCCCGTCGGATCTGATGCTCAGTACTATGATCAGGCAGGCTCACTTGCAGCTTCCGGCGACCCAAAACAGGATGATCAGGCCGAGTGGTTGTCCCTTGGAGTGTTCGGGATGGTACAGGGCCAACAGACAGATCCCACGATGATTTTCCAATTGGCGGTTAACCATCAGGGCGTCATACGTGGCAATTTTTACAACACGATTACGGATGCCACCCTGCCGGTTCATGGCGCAGTGGACAAGAAGACCCAGCGCGTCGCGTGGACTATGGGAGATAACAAAAGCACCGTGATTGAAACAGGACTGTCAAACCTCACAAAGGACCAAGCTCCGGTCCTCGTGCATTTTGGAAAGGATCGAACGCAAGACTGGTTGATGGTCCGCCTCAAAGGCAAGAGTGAAGCCCAGAACGATTCCTGAAGGCCCGGCAGCGGTGCTTCAGATTCCCTTGCCAGTGCTGTTCGGTTGAGTTCACAGCTTTGTGCCTAGTCGGAAGCTTGCTGTCGCAGTGAGCTTGGCGGATGCCACGGGTGGTTCGGCGGCGGGGGCAGGGAAAAAAGAAAACGCCCCAGGAGAGGAGCGCCAAAAAGGCTCAAGCTAATCCCAAGAAGGGCCTTGCCAAAGCCGTACCACTTATTCCCTGTATTACCTCAGTTAGTCATATTTCATGAAGATTGATTTCATGGTTTGACTCCAGCCGACCATCCTGTCCCCCATTTTATCTAGTCCTACAGGCCTTTTCCCCAATCAGTTCGACTCTATGCACCCACCTCAGACTGATTTTCCTTTGATTTATCTTGCATATGTGAACTGAGTTATGATATAATTGATGTACTAAGAATAAAATCTGGAAATCACACCACTTTATGGTGTAGACCTACAAGGAAGGGCTGTCGCCATGAGAACGATTTCAGTCCGAGGAATCTTGATCGCGTCTTTTATTTTAGCGTTTTCAATCACCGGAGTTTCGGCTCAGCAGATGCCGTGGGGACCTGGAGGAGGCTATCCGGGTTCAATGGGTATGGCGCCTCCACCGCCCGGAGGGGGCTACCCCGGCTCCATGGGTATGGCGCCTCCACCGTTCGGAGGAGGCTGTACCGGTTCCATGTGTGCTCCACCGCCTCCTACGAAATGCAAGCCGGCTAATCCGGCACCCTGTTTTCCGAACATGAACGCAGGGTGTTCGCCGTTCCCGGGTTATAACCCGTACGGTTGCCCTCCGCCGATGTGCATGCCTAGCACCATGGCAGAGCCTGCTGTTTACGTCGGATACTTGTTCAAGGACAAGGGCGCCGGCATCGATATTCAGCTCAACAACGCAGGCGGGGCCGGGATAACGTCAACGAGAAATGATTTTGATCTGCAGGGTGTCTGGTTGGAACTTGCACTGCCCGTTGCCGTGTCCCAAAATTGTGGCCTATTCTTCACCGGAGCCCACCTTTTCCCCGTGCAAACCAAAGCCGTGCAGTCATATGGGCTAATAACCGGCACTGCCAGGCGGGAATGGCAAACCGATGTCCAGTGGTGGGAACTGAACGGGGGCCTGAGTCTCCGTCTGACCCCATTTGCCGCTGCGCTTGGGGGATTCCGATGGTCCTCGTTTGTAGTCAGGTTCGACGATCCCGCGGACCAACTGCTATTCACCACCGCGTCCGACGATGCCAAGCTTACAACAAACGCCTATATACCGTTCTTTGGTCTCGAGATAAATTGCGAGCCCAGCTGCACTACGAGCCTCAGAGCCGCTGTAATAGGGTTCCCCGCTCTCCCCAGCGACGTTGAGTTCCGGGAGACTGCGACCCCGACTGACGCAGCGAGCACAAGATTATTCTCGGGTGCGACCAAATATAAGTCCGGGTACTTTCTTGAGGCCCTGGTTGAAGCTGCCATGAGGATGAATACTTTGAGTTTGGGGGCATTTGTGAAGTTCGACTGGCTCCACACGGATCGTACTCGTGACTTCACCGTGGACGGAACCAACGTGCAAGCTGACATCAAGTTCGATAGAAGAAACTGGATTTGGGGCGGCAAAGGCAGTGTCGCTTTTTAGCTCGGACTAGAAACCCACGTGCTCTGCACATGGATCTTTACGAACGGGGCGGGGAACCCTCTCTTGGTAGATTGGGTTCCCCGGACAACCCCGTTTTTCAGTTTGCAGCCGGCTTCTATGCCTTCTCCTGGTCCATTTTGCGGAGTTCTTTTCGCAGGATTTTGCCCACCGCGCTTTTCGGCAGTTCTTTGACGAACTCCACGAATTTAGGCACCTTGTATTTCACCAGGTTTTGCTTGCAGTACTCTATTATTTCCTCGTCCGTAGCCGTCTCTCCCTCCTTGAGCACCACGTAAGCTTTGATCCTTTCTCCGGAATAAGCGTCCGGCACGCCTATGACGCAGGCCTCAAGGATCTTGGGGTGAGAGAAGAGCACTTCATCGACATCACGCGGGTAAATGTTGAATCCGCCTGAAATAATCATGTCCTTTTTCCGGTCCACAATGCTGAAGTAACCTTCTTCGTCCACGATTGCTATGTCGCCTGTCAGTAGCCAGCCATCTTTTAGTGTGAGAGCGGTCTCGTCAGGCCTGTTTATGTATCCCTTCATGATCTGAGGCCCTTTGAGGCAGATCTCGCCGGGTTGCCCCGGCTCGGTGATTTCCTTGTTATAGTCTTCCACATCCACGATCTTTGCGTCGGTGTTGGGGACAGGCAAACCGATGGTGCCCAATTTTGTTTTGGCTCCGTAGGGATTG
This region includes:
- a CDS encoding nuclear transport factor 2 family protein; this translates as MRNTILVILLIAMMGLVEGFAAEDKQGAGKVLPADQTQSAQTVDEKAVRASAEAFVDAFNKGDAKRISALWTTDCEYVNEAGRVIQGREAMEKEYTTFFSANPGLKMENTVSSAKILGGKAAVEEGTSVLKNADGGLISKGHYKALLLKEGDRWLISSVREYASPLLSVRPDFADLDWLIGDWTAEKGTKNLDFTFRWVADKRFIELSYVARDKDVVARSGIQIIGRDPASGEVASWSFDSSGGYGRGMWKLLKNGWIVESQGVMPDGSSTTSTDIVSKMDGERFTWQSVNRRVAGRGLTDSEVLVLKRKSK
- a CDS encoding mechanosensitive ion channel — translated: MATFKAGHKDQTVASLERTNRCLNLEKQPSAIRSIIGFYTALYLKETLDRIEIPPSDQIPDAKAVETDKLTIWSLPYTEIAISAVKDEYGGERFLFTPDTVKRSEEFYNKVKNLPYKPGAQGALLAQLASSAGPIIPKGLMDRLPQWSKSEIHGQALWQWMGLLLYFIIGVAAMWFIHRVGCGMLGVLDARLQSSLKRTLGGLILPILLILFAQPGLRFVIYGLHFRDAEVYRVVAVGFLLISYVGTIWLIGAILHRSAAVVIALGRLEPGGMHAQLTRFGFDVVTVVIVAGVAVNLGARLSLPTYSLVAGLGVGGLAVALAGREALSNLIGTVIILLDQPFKLGDFIVVGDGDIGTVTEIGIRSTRIRTRDGILVSIPNSNVVNMKIVNESAPVSEARIHVPFGTAYGSSVQQVDEAVLAACKKCEYVVFDPAPSVRLMRFGDSSIEFELLVWIVQPEFRNRATNQLNRAINEEFRKQGIVMPFPQRDVRIRTDK